One segment of Carya illinoinensis cultivar Pawnee chromosome 1, C.illinoinensisPawnee_v1, whole genome shotgun sequence DNA contains the following:
- the LOC122318429 gene encoding major allergen Pru ar 1-like has product MGVFTYETESTSVIPPAKLFKAFILDADNLIPKVVPQAIQASEIIEGNGGPGTIKKITFGEGSQFKYVKHKIDEVDHTNFTYGYSIIEGDALSNIIEKISYEIKIVASPDGGSILKSISHYHTIGDHEIKEEQVKAGKEKAAGLFKAVEGYLLAHPDAYN; this is encoded by the exons ATGGGTGTTTTCACTTATGAAACTGAGTCCACCTCTGTTATCCCACCGGCTAAGTTGTTCAAGGCCTTCATCCTTGATGCAGACAACCTCATCCCAAAGGTTGTACCTCAGGCCATTCAGGCTTCTGAAATCATTGAAGGAAATGGAGGGCCTGGAACCATCAAGAAGATTACCTTTGGCGAAG GCAGCCAATTCAAGTACGTGAAGCATAAGATCGATGAAGTTGACCACACGAACTTTACATATGGCTACAGCATAATCGAGGGTGATGCTTTGAGCAACATAATCGAGAAAATCTCTTATGAGATCAAGATAGTGGCATCTCCTGATGGAGGATCCATCTTGAAGAGCATAAGCCACTACCACACCATAGGCGACCACGAGATCAAGGAAGAGCAAGTTAAGGCTGGCAAAGAAAAGGCAGCTGGTCTTTTCAAGGCTGTTGAGGGCTACCTCTTGGCACATCCTGATGCCTACAACTAA